Proteins found in one Pocillopora verrucosa isolate sample1 chromosome 12, ASM3666991v2, whole genome shotgun sequence genomic segment:
- the LOC136277505 gene encoding uncharacterized protein isoform X1, which yields MSRLQEESSVLGVASTSQESPSLMESEKLRVTLLGSEWSSSKGGLSTINRELAIQLAKHPNVDVSVYLPSCSDEDRRAASRHYVQLIEAQESPGFDQPIDWLVSLPNGHYPHCVIGHGVHLGRQIPHIQKQQPCKWIQVVHTAPEELGMFKSYEEAISRGEKKHRAEVRLCELADEVVAIGPKLANAYSRYLRFCKKDQHVFNLTPSIFTEFSNIEQASEERENFCVLVFGRGDHEDFELKGYDIAMEAIAQLKDESYQLKFVGAPEGKEKEVVSKLLHYGIPRSQLTVRCFKEDREQLGNLFCEADLAIMPSRTEGFGLTGLEALSAGLPVLVSGNSGLGQALEKVPGGSSCVIHSEDPKKWASAIRVICQKKRMVRLEEATLLREEYAAKYSWQRQCESLVEKMVNLVSVDPVTWQPLAASEENESSTTVAVQQEDAVEKKSRQASNEKVKRSSSSVTTQSVKRLKDAVVNKSRQASSKEVKRSSSSVATQSVKRPKDAVVNKSRQASSKEVKRSSSFVATKSVKHLKDSVLKKSTQASNEKVKRRSSFVSTQSVKRLKGAVVKKSRQVSNEKVKRRSSSVATQSVKRPKGSDHCLVVEHLEGEYIRRSNVKPLLWDSDIQLPIDEVYTRLEMKWRKKAYFHLTEKKVHMYEIFKPARKGEKGARMVLVEGNPGIGKTTFCLKIASDWAKKLVPVEFHFPMFQLLFLLKCCDIHEDTKDIVQAIDEQLLNDDINSKEEFLDYIRDGKNQDKILLILDGLDELPEASKKVVDRLFERKVFSRCFILATSREEKGIDVRRRYDFDTLLQIKGFTSEDAADYIRKHFKSVDPQNLSKGERLIEAVEENTYLDALRNNPLNLLLLCVVFEDFEGELPSNRTKLYQIIFRCLLRRYCSRNGLNVHRNADKALENQFKESLLVLGELAWNCLREDRRSFSEEELDKLEHSRTHVRRFPAIKLGLVFMEASSRPSQEPRHQCHFLHKTFQEFLAAFYLANQLSRRQLNLTDHSVFHKESMLGRYKEVFFFLAGILGKEGTVFFKEIVTILREDLHWDYSDAECQFLLELLKESGAADDLGKVACSLIPLPNVLELDQFQWSWLKLIRYVCEGAILEVDVASVQLTKLSLSGVQFFSKDNVNDLHGILGSSQTLTELVIGNIENMSPEVADLFAESLSSSTSLRTTTLQLFDMNTERCASNVSTLLSKLSQLECLSLEVFSVLNNIAAQAVKALFKSSLISLALIVHGDQNDCLMSTVSEGLAEETAVESLSLVVYGRVSNPGIVAVQKGVLRNRTLHSLELKVYGDIPDAWMAAVATVLAANKSWKSLIIHPNVCGKIKYEAGLLPYPILGDASLEKSLTVNVCGELSVHSLKALTEFFKESSPLSDLQLNVQSKQSNEVVDCLVDYFLANNSLSSHSIINLSGEIRSYKGTALQRLVQEGQKHSVSVHLNGHDEDHFLSGFYTLANVSSASTTFLVDGKTTTYLEVIKLLSSATTSSFNLTVNHHAAVREDWGKGVGSGLANSLTVNNHAEDMGLWASRVGDGLANSRSLTTFSLTVNNYAEDITGNWASGVGDGLANSRSLTTFSLTVNNHAKDMGLWASHVGDGLANSRSLTTFSLTVNNHAKDIMGNWASGVGHGLANSRSLTTFSLTVNNHAENIGLWGSGVGEGLANSRSLTTFSLTVNNHAKDIGRWASGVGDGLANSRSLTTFSLTVTNHTENIGLWGSGVGEGLANSRSLTTFSLTVNNYAENIIRDWDSGVSDGLANSRSLTTFSLTVNNHAKDMGRWDSGVGEGLANSRSLTTFSLTVNNYAKHIIGDWASGVGHGLANSRSLTTFSLTVNNHPEDMGLWARGVGDGLANSRSLTTFSLTVNNYAEDITGNWASGVGYGLANSRSLTTFSLTVNNHAEDMGLWASGVGDGLANSSSLTTFSLTVNNHAGEIGLWTNDLSKGLVKSGSLTTIRVAFNLYGEDRIR from the exons ATGTCTAGGCTACAAGAG gAATCATCCGTTCTTGGTGTAGCCTCTACATCACAGGAAAGCCCAAGTTTAATGGAAAGTGAAAAGCTAAGAGTTACTCTGTTAGGTAGTGAATGGAGCTCATCTAAAGGAGGCTTGTCAACTATTAACAGGGAGCTGGCAATTCAGTTAGCAAAACATCCCAATGTTGATGTCAGTGTGTATCTTCCAAGTTGTAGTGATGAGGACAGGAGAGCTGCCAGTAGACATTATGTTCAGCTGATTGAAGCCCAAGAATCGCCTGGTTTTGATCAGCCAATTGATTGGTTGGTTTCTTTACCTAATGGCCATTATCCGCACTGTGTCATAGGGCATGGAGTACATCTGGGTCGACAGATACCACACATTCAAAAGCAGCAACCTTGCAAGTGGATCCAGGTTGTTCACACAGCTCCAGAAGAACTTGGAATGTTCAAAAGTTATGAGGAAGCCATTTCCAGAGGTGAGAAGAAACATCGTGCAGAAGTACGACTTTGTGAGTTAGCTGATGAAGTGGTTGCAATTGGACCAAAGCTGGCAAATGCCTACTCTCGCTACCTTCGCTTCTGCAAAAAAGATCAACATGTATTCAACCTCACTCCAAGTATTTTTACTGAGTTCAGTAACATTGAACAGGCCTCAGAAGAAAGGGAGAACTTTTGTGTTCTAGTTTTTGGGCGTGGTGACCATGAAGATTTTGAGCTGAAAGGATATGATATTGCAATGGAAGCAATTGCCCAATTGAAAGACGAGTCATACCAGCTAAAGTTTGTTGGCGCACCtgaaggaaaagagaaagaagtgGTAAGCAAGTTGCTTCACTATGGCATTCCTCGTAGTCAACTAACTGTTCGCTGCTTCAAAGAAGATCGAGAACAGCTAGGCAATTTATTCTGTGAGGCTGATCTGGCAATCATGCCTTCAAGAACTGAAGGATTTGGTTTGACTGGGCTGGAAGCCCTATCTGCTGGTCTGCCTGTCCTTGTAAGTGGCAACTCTGGACTTGGACAAGCATTGGAGAAAGTTCCTGGTGGTTCCTCATGTGTAATTCATTCAGAGGATCCTAAAAAATGGGCCAGTGCCATCAGAGTCAtctgtcagaaaaaaaggatggTGCGACTTGAAGAAGCCACTCTTCTTCGAGAAGAGTATGCAGCAAAGTACAGCTGGCAGAGACAGTGTGAAAGTCTTGTTGAGAAAATGGTGAATCTTGTATCTG TTGATCCTGTCACTTGGCAACCATTGGCAGCAtctgaagaaaatgaatccTCAACCACTGTAGCTGTTCAACAGGAAG atgccgTAGAAAAGAAGTCCAggcaagcttcaaatgaaaaggttaaacgaAGTTCGTCCTCCGTTACCACTCAGTCTGTTAAACGccttaaag atgccgTAGTAAATAAGTCCAGGCAAGCTTCAAGTAAAGAGGTTAAACGAAGTTCGTCCTCCGTTGCCACTCAATCTGTGAAGCGccctaaag ATGCCGTAGTAAACAAGTCCAGGCAAGCTTCAAGTAAAGAGGTTAAACGAAGTTCGTCCTTTGTTGCCACTAAATCTGTGAAGCACCttaaag actCCGTATTAAAGAAGTCTACgcaagcttcaaatgaaaaggttaaacgaCGTTCGTCCTTCGTTTCCACTCAATCTGTGAAGCGccttaaag gTGCCGTAGTAAAGAAGTCCAGGCAAGTTTCAAATGAGAAGGTTAAACGACGTTCGTCCTCCGTTGCCACTCAATCTGTGAAGCGccctaaag GTTCTGATCATTGTCTAGTTGTGGAACACCTTGAAGGTGAATACATCAGACGCTCCAATGTAAAACCACTGCTGTGGGATAGCGACATTCAACTACCTATTGATGAAGTATACACAAGGTTGGaaatgaaatggagaaagaagGCTTACTTTCATCTAACAGAGAAGAAGGTTCACATGTATGAAATTTTCAAGCCTGCTAGGAAGGGTGAAAAGGGCGCCAGAATGGTACTTGTAGAAGGAAACCCTGGGATTGGGAAGACTACGTTTTGCCTTAAAATTGCAAGTGATTGGGCCAAAAAATTAGTACCAGTAGAGTTTCACTTCCCCATGTTTCAGTTGTTGTTTCTTCTGAAATGCTGTGATATTCACGAAGATACTAAAGACATAGTACAAGCCATCGATGAGCAACTTCTGAATGATGACATTAACAGTAAGGAAGAATTTTTGGATTACATTAGAGATGGCAAGAATCAGGACAAGATTCTTTTAATTCTGGATGGTCTTGATGAGTTACCAGAAGCATCAAAAAAAGTCGTAGATAGGCTATTTGAGAGAAAAGTTTTCTCGCGCTGTTTTATTTTGGCCACCTCAcgcgaagaaaaaggaatcgATGTCCGGCGGCGCTATGACTTTGATACACTTTTGCAGATTAAAGGGTTCACCTCAGAGGACGCTGCAGATTACATcagaaagcattttaaaagcGTCGATCCacaaaatctgtcaaaaggcGAGAGGCTCATTGAAGCTGTTGAAGAAAATACCTACCTAGATGCGCTAAGGAACAATCCGCTAAATCTACTTCTCTTGTGCGTTGTTtttgaagactttgaagggGAACTACCATCTAATCGCACTAAGCTTTACCAGATTATTTTTCGATGCTTGTTGAGGCGATATTGCTCCCGAAATGGCTTGAACGTTCATCGGAATGCCGACAAAGCCCTAGAGAATCAATTTAAAGAGTCCCTGCTTGTGCTAGGGGAGTTAGCGTGGAATTGTCTTCGAGAAGACCGCCGTTCGTTTTCGGAAGAGGAACTGGACAAGTTAGAACATTCGAGGACCCACGTGAGAAGATTTCCAGCTATCAAATTGGGCCTTGTTTTCATGGAAGCCAGTTCAAGGCCAAGTCAGGAACCAAGACATCAGTgtcattttcttcacaaaacatttcaagagtttttaGCTGCCTTTTACCTAGCGAACCAGTTGTCAAGAAGACAACTTAACCTTACTGATCATTCTGTTTTCCACAAGGAAAGTATGTTAGGTAGATAcaaagaagtatttttctttttagctgGCATATTAGGCAAGGAAGGAACGGTGTTTTTCAAAGAGATCGTAACGATTTTAAGAGAAGACTTGCACTGGGACTACTCGGACGCAGAGTGTCAGTTCTTACTTgagcttttaaaagaaagtggTGCTGCAGACGATTTAGGCAAAGTTGCCTGCTCCCTTATTCCATTACCAAACGTTTTGGAGTTGGATCAGTTCCAGTGGTCTTGGTTGAAACTTATACGATATGTGTGCGAAGGCGCCATACTCGAAGTTGATGTGGCATCAGTGCAGCTTACTAAACTGAGCCTCTCCGGCGTGCAGTTTTTCAGTAAAGACAATGTGAACGATCTCCATGGAATTCTCGGAAGCAGTCAAACTCTCACAGAGCTTGTCATTGGTAATATCGAGAACATGTCCCCTGAAGTTGCTGATCTGTTCGCTGAGAGTTTGTCGTCAAGCACTTCACTAAGAACAACCACGCTACAACTGTTTGACATGAATACTGAGAGGTGCGCCAGTAATGTTAGTACCTTGTTATCAAAGCTCTCGCAATTGGAATGTCTTTCGCTTGAAGTCTTTAGTGTTTTAAATAACATTGCTGCACAAGCCGTGAAAGCGTTATTCAAATCATCGCTAATTTCTCTCGCGCTTATTGTTCATGGGGATCAAAATGACTGTTTGATGTCGACTGTTAGTGAAGGACTTGCAGAAGAAACCGCGGTGGAGTCTCTTAGTCTTGTCGTTTATGGAAGAGTTAGCAACCCTGGAATCGTAGCAGTGCAGAAAGGTGTTCTGCGAAATAGAACTTTGCACTCTTTAGAGTTAAAGGTTTACGGAGATATCCCAGATGCGTGGATGGCAGCTGTTGCTACCGTACTGGCAGCCAATAAGTCATGGAAGTCTCTTATTATTCATCCAAATGTGTGCGGGAAAATTAAATATGAAGCAGGTTTGCTGCCCTATCCTATTCTAGGTGATGCCTCACTAGAGAAGTCATTAACCGTGAACGTCTGTGGTGAACTGAGCGTTCACAGCTTAAAAGCCCTTACAGAGTTTTTCAAGGAAAGTTCGCCACTATCTGATTTGCAGTTGAATGTCCAAAGTAAACAAAGCAATGAAGTCGTGGATTGTCTAGTAGACTATTTTCTGGCTAACAATTCACTGTCCTCACACAGTATTATTAACCTTAGTGGTGAAATCAGAAGCTACAAAGGAACTGCTCTTCAGAGATTAGTTCAAGAGGGTCAAAAGCATTCTGTCTCAGTGCACTTGAATGGTCATGATGAGGATCACTTTTTAAGTGGTTTTTATACTCTCGCCAATGTTTCGTCAGCGTCGACCACGTTTTTAGTTGATGGAAAGACTACCACATACCTTGAAGTCATCAAACTATTAAGCTCTGCGACAACATCCTCGTTCAATCTCACAGTTAATCATCACGCTGCTGTGAGGGAAGACTGGGGAAAGGGTGTGGGTAGCGGCTTGGCGAACAGTCTTacagttaacaatcacgctGAAGACATGGGACTCTGGGCCAGCcgtgtgggtgatggtttggcgaacagcagatcactaactacattcagtctcacagttaacaattacgCTGAAGACATCACGGGAAACTGGGCCAgcggtgtgggtgatggtttggcgaacagcagatcactaactacattcagtctcacagtaaACAATCACGCTAAAGACATGGGACTCTGGGCCAGCCatgtgggtgatggtttggcgaacagcaggtcactaactacattcagtctcacagttaacaatcacgctAAAGATATCATGGGAAACTGGGCCAGCGGTGTGGGTCatggtttggcgaacagcagatcactaactacattcagtctcacagttaacaatcacgctGAAAACATAGGACTCTGGGGCAGCGGTGTGGGTGAaggtttggcgaacagcagatcactaactacattcagtctcacagtaaACAATCACGCTAAAGACATTGGACGCTGGGCCAgcggtgtgggtgatggtttggcgaacagcagatcactaactacattcagtctcacagttacCAATCACACTGAAAACATTGGACTCTGGGGCAGCGGTGTGGGTGAaggtttggcgaacagcagatcactaactacattcagtctcacagttaacaattacgCTGAAAACATCATTAGAGACTGGGACAGCGGTGTGagtgatggtttggcgaacagcagatcactaactacattcagtctcacagttaacaatcacgctAAAGACATGGGACGCTGGGACAGCGGTGTGGGTGAaggtttggcgaacagcagatcactaactacattcagtctcacagttaacaattacgCTAAACACATCATTGGAGACTGGGCCAGCGGTGTGGGTCATGGcttggcgaacagcagatcactaactacattcagtctcacagttaacaatcaccCTGAAGACATGGGACTCTGGGCCAGgggtgtgggtgatggtttggcgaacagcagatcactaactacattcagtctcacagtcAACAATTACGCTGAAGACATCACGGGAAACTGGGCCAGCGGTGTGGGTTatggtttggcgaacagcagatcacttactacattcagtctcacagttaacaatcacgctGAAGACATGGGACTCTGGGCCAgcggtgtgggtgatggtttggcgaacagcagctcattaactacattcagtctaACCGTTAACAATCACGCGGGCGAAATAGGTCTTTGGACGAACGACTTAAGCAAGGGCTTGGTAAAGAGCGGTTCTTTAACAACGATAAGAGTAGCATTTAACTTGTACGGTGAGGACAGAATTCGCTAG